The Bacillus marinisedimentorum DNA segment GATAAAGCCCCCCTGCTGCTGCCGCCAGGGGGACTTTTTTAATTGTTAGGACTTTTAAAATGTAAGCGTTGTGGATAAAAAGCCAGAAGAGAATCGTCCAGCTCCAGGCGGCAGCGGCTATCGTCATAAGCGCATAATCGCCTTTGGCATTCGCCAATTAAGAACCGCTCCGTGTTTATCAGCTGGCAGTATTCTTTTGTTTAATGAAAAGAAACGCTTCTTTTCTGGTATGTATTTTCTGAGCCTGGAGAGCTTCGAGTACGCCGACGAAGTAACTGCCGTCAAATTCACGCTGCAGTTTCAAGGTGATTTCAATGGCGATATTCACCAGATAATCGCTGGCGCCCGTCAATGTCTGACCAAAAAAGATGAATCCGTACTCCTGACGGTCAAATTTGAAACCTTTGCTATCCAAATACTCCAGAAATTCTTCCACTGTGGCATCCCGTCTAAACAAGCTATCCCCGCCTTTAACCCTGTACTCCATTTCATCATACCGCAATTTTTTTAAATATGCATACATACTTTCAGAAAAAAATTGGACACTAATCGATGAGGTGATTTCATGTCAAAACGACGGAATAATAACAGGGGCAAAGAAGCACCGAGTGTGAATCCGATGGGAATAAGCCCTGGAAAAGAACGCATGGATGATCCGGTAAGCCAGGGTGAAGAAAAAGCCAAGAAGGATAACACGGAACGTTAGCACCGTGTCTGATTGAAATGGAAAAGCTCCCGCTGCGGCGGGAGCTTTTCGCTTTAACGGTATTCATTTTTCTTAACTTCATTTTCAGCATATGAAGGCATATCTTTGCCTTCTGACCTCATGGCCATTTTCTTTGCATTGTTGTTTCGCTGTGCGTTCGGATTCCCTTTCTTCTGCCTGCCCATCTGCTCAACTCCTTAACAAGTGATTACAGATAGTATGCGCAGCCTCCCGGTGATTATGAACGCGAGTTATTGCTGCCTTCTCCGGCAATGGGGTTATCCTCATATGAGCACCAGTCACTCCAGCTGCCAGGATACAATTTCACGTTCGTGTATCCGGATTCCGACAGCGCCAGGATATTCGGGCAGGCTGTCACGCCTGACCCGCAATGAACGATGATTTCCTTTTCACGGTCAACCTGTCCGAATTGCCGCTCAATGACGGAAGCTTGTCTCCATGTATTGTCGTCCCTGAGCAGGTTTTTCCAGAAGTGATTGACGGCACCTGGTATATGCCCTGCAACGGGATCAATCGGTTCTGTCCGGCCTGCATACCGTTCCGGTTCCCGCGAATCGATGATCACCGTGCCTGTGCCATGGAGTCTGGATTTCACTTCTTCCATATCGGCAGTCAATTCAGATTTGACGGCCGGGACAAACCTTTGCGGCGGATGCTTTGCTTCATCTGTTTCCACAGCGAAGCCGGCTTCTTTCCATGCTGCAAATCCGCCGTCAAGGACTTTCACCCGATTGTGGCCCATATAACGAAGAAGCCACCATAGCCGTGAAGCCATTGCTGAGCCTTGATCGTCATAAGCTACGACGAGCGTATCATTTCCGATGCCTGCTTCTCCGAGCTTATCACTGAATTGTTCGATATCAGGCAGCGGATGCCGGCCGCCGTGTTTAGCTGCCGGCCCTGACAGGTCCTTTTCCAGATCAAAATAGACGGCGCCGGGAATATGTCCTTCCTTGAAGTCACGTTCTCCCTTTGAGGGATCGCCAAGGTCGAACCTGCAATCCACCGCGATGACCTGACTGTCATGCAAATGCTGGTAAAGCCACTCAGCTGGCACGATCGTTTTCATCGAATCACCCTTCCCCGGACACTTTTCTTGCATATGCTTCCACCATCTCGATTGTCACATTCCGGCGAGGAGGTACAGCCCCTTTCCTGGCAAGGGCGTTCATTTCATCTGTGATGCGGTTGATTTCCGCAACATCATATCTGTCTCCGTTCACAGCCGCAGTCACAGCGCTGTCGATTGCTGACTCTCTTTGCTTTTCAAGTTCAATGAATTGCCGGATCCGTTCATGCTGCTCCTGTGAATGAGCCGAGATCGCTTTATGTACACTCATGATTTTTCCTCCTCCTGGGGTGATGGTGTTTCCATTATACCAGTCCCTCATTTTAATCAAAACGTTCAGCTTTTGATTTCTTCCCATAGCCAGCTGTTGAGCAAGCCTGACGAAGGAACGGAATGCGGCAGCCCTGCAAGCCCCTCTTCAAGTTCATTATGCATTCCCTGCAGCCTTTTCATTATGCCCCCGTTCAATCCTGCCTTTTTCCCTATCTTGATTTGTTTAAAAAATGCTTGCATATCCTCCTTTAAATCTTCAGGCAACTGAACGGAATCGATTAATTCATGTATGGTTAGAGGCGGTTTTTTCTCATGTTGGGTCAAGTACAGGACATTGAGCAGCCCTCTTATAAAGTGAATGTGCCGTTTTACATTGTTGCCCGAACTGCTGCAGCGAGTGTTATGCCGAGCCATGTTCCAGTAATGGTAACCAAGCGCTTTCAGTGAATACATATCCGCCACCCCCGATCTCATCAACGAAATCAAGCTGCTGTTTTCAACATGCCGAACCGGAGCGAATAGCCACTCGGCCAGCCCGGGATTTGACTTCTGGTAAAGGCGGAGCGCTTTCTGGATATCCCATCCGTGGAAATCCAGGCCGGCTGCACCATCAACCGTGTCCGGAAGCGGATCGATGCGGACATAGTCCCGCAGCTCCCGCTTATAGATAAACCGGATATCATGGTCGCTGTCAGAATGGGCATAGCCGAACATCCTCGAACCGGTTTCCACCGCATAAAGGATTGTTATTTCGTTCTCGTGTTCGATTCTGCGAAGTTCTTTCATTATCTGCACACTCATCAGCAATCCTCCTTTTATGTACATTTTTCTCAGTGACGGTCCTAGCAATACCATTTGCAGCGAATGAATATGACAGAATGAATGAAAGAAGAGCCCGGCTGCTGCCGGACTCATTCCTGTTCTGTCTCTGTTTCTGTCTCTGTTTCTGTCTCTGTTTCAGTTGCGGAGAGCTTTCCTTCTTTGCTCTGAAAGTAAGCGTGGAGAATGCGCTGGCCGATGTACTTATTAACGGAATAGCCGTCATCCACCCACGGCACAAC contains these protein-coding regions:
- a CDS encoding DUF6123 family protein, which gives rise to MYAYLKKLRYDEMEYRVKGGDSLFRRDATVEEFLEYLDSKGFKFDRQEYGFIFFGQTLTGASDYLVNIAIEITLKLQREFDGSYFVGVLEALQAQKIHTRKEAFLFIKQKNTAS
- a CDS encoding small, acid-soluble spore protein L, encoding MSKRRNNNRGKEAPSVNPMGISPGKERMDDPVSQGEEKAKKDNTER
- a CDS encoding sulfurtransferase codes for the protein MKTIVPAEWLYQHLHDSQVIAVDCRFDLGDPSKGERDFKEGHIPGAVYFDLEKDLSGPAAKHGGRHPLPDIEQFSDKLGEAGIGNDTLVVAYDDQGSAMASRLWWLLRYMGHNRVKVLDGGFAAWKEAGFAVETDEAKHPPQRFVPAVKSELTADMEEVKSRLHGTGTVIIDSREPERYAGRTEPIDPVAGHIPGAVNHFWKNLLRDDNTWRQASVIERQFGQVDREKEIIVHCGSGVTACPNILALSESGYTNVKLYPGSWSDWCSYEDNPIAGEGSNNSRS
- a CDS encoding DUF2533 family protein; amino-acid sequence: MSVHKAISAHSQEQHERIRQFIELEKQRESAIDSAVTAAVNGDRYDVAEINRITDEMNALARKGAVPPRRNVTIEMVEAYARKVSGEG
- a CDS encoding nucleotidyltransferase domain-containing protein, whose translation is MSVQIMKELRRIEHENEITILYAVETGSRMFGYAHSDSDHDIRFIYKRELRDYVRIDPLPDTVDGAAGLDFHGWDIQKALRLYQKSNPGLAEWLFAPVRHVENSSLISLMRSGVADMYSLKALGYHYWNMARHNTRCSSSGNNVKRHIHFIRGLLNVLYLTQHEKKPPLTIHELIDSVQLPEDLKEDMQAFFKQIKIGKKAGLNGGIMKRLQGMHNELEEGLAGLPHSVPSSGLLNSWLWEEIKS